In Meiothermus ruber DSM 1279, the following proteins share a genomic window:
- a CDS encoding rhodanese-like domain-containing protein, with amino-acid sequence MLTVPYKDISPQEARKLQEEKALFIDVREPEEFAQVRIEGAQLIPLSEFGGRFSEIPKNQPVVLYCRSGNRSAQAAAWLSAKGYSNLLNLDGGLMAWYQAGLPLDTTPLEVTYQDTAFTELTPHEAQQWIREGAYVVDVREPYEYAMGHVPGAVNIPLGRFVSEVGKLPKDRKLVVVCASGGRSSQASEYLVGHGFAKENVGNLEGGTYGWMSAGFEVER; translated from the coding sequence ATGCTCACCGTTCCATACAAAGACATCAGCCCGCAAGAAGCCCGTAAACTGCAAGAAGAAAAGGCCCTGTTTATAGACGTGCGCGAACCCGAGGAGTTTGCCCAGGTGCGCATCGAGGGGGCCCAACTGATTCCGCTGTCCGAGTTCGGCGGGCGCTTTAGCGAGATTCCCAAGAACCAGCCGGTGGTGCTGTACTGCCGCAGCGGCAACCGCAGCGCCCAGGCCGCGGCCTGGCTCTCGGCCAAGGGCTACTCGAACCTGCTTAACCTCGATGGGGGCCTCATGGCCTGGTACCAGGCCGGGCTGCCGCTGGACACAACGCCCCTCGAGGTCACCTACCAGGACACCGCCTTTACCGAACTCACCCCCCACGAGGCCCAGCAGTGGATCCGAGAAGGGGCCTATGTGGTGGATGTGCGCGAACCCTACGAGTACGCCATGGGCCACGTACCCGGCGCGGTCAATATCCCGCTGGGGCGCTTTGTGAGCGAGGTGGGCAAGCTGCCCAAAGACCGCAAGCTGGTGGTGGTCTGCGCCTCCGGGGGCCGTTCGTCGCAGGCCTCGGAGTACCTGGTGGGCCACGGCTTTGCCAAGGAAAACGTGGGCAACCTCGAGGGCGGCACCTACGGCTGGATGAGCGCAGGCTTTGAGGTGGAGCGTTGA
- a CDS encoding rhodanese-like domain-containing protein — protein MNLSVQAAYHMLERFQVVDVREPEEWADGLLPGALRLPLSRLQALAPLYLERERPVLLYCRSGNRSQEALKTLKNLGHPKVWHLEGGLKAWCEAGIPCTSPV, from the coding sequence TTTCCGTCCAAGCCGCTTACCATATGCTAGAACGCTTTCAGGTGGTAGATGTCCGCGAGCCCGAGGAGTGGGCCGATGGTCTTCTGCCGGGGGCTTTGCGCCTGCCCCTGTCCAGGCTTCAGGCCCTGGCCCCTCTGTACCTCGAGCGCGAACGGCCCGTGCTTTTGTACTGCCGCAGCGGCAACCGCTCACAAGAAGCCCTCAAAACCCTGAAAAACCTGGGCCACCCCAAGGTCTGGCACCTCGAGGGCGGCCTCAAAGCCTGGTGCGAGGCCGGCATCCCCTGCACAAGCCCTGTATAA